A single genomic interval of candidate division TA06 bacterium harbors:
- a CDS encoding GGDEF domain-containing protein, with protein MKSKKDGFTKEIIEVLGKDHGETEEVVKLMEAGFIDKTSSLYGDLIYTLTHLRFSEGQARSHWENILKHKLELASKLGRNVGIRVSLLDYFTNLQQKLENPKVIEMDLYEKTLLSAVTDGLTGLYNHRYFQDRFEEEVERARRYQLSLSLLMLDLDDFKIYNDTNGHIAGDLLLVEISKVLKRAVRKVDTAARYGGEEFAIILPSTKKKGALIIASRICQKIAEYRFPNQSVMPKGKITASIGVASLGDDSDNHNGLLDSADKALYRAKAGGKNQAAG; from the coding sequence ATGAAGTCTAAAAAAGATGGGTTCACCAAGGAGATCATTGAAGTATTGGGCAAGGACCACGGAGAGACAGAAGAGGTGGTCAAACTTATGGAAGCCGGATTCATAGACAAAACCTCAAGCCTCTACGGGGACCTGATCTACACCCTGACCCATCTGCGTTTCAGCGAGGGGCAGGCCCGCAGCCACTGGGAGAACATTTTAAAGCACAAGCTGGAGCTGGCTTCCAAGCTAGGCCGCAACGTGGGGATCCGGGTTTCGCTGCTGGATTATTTCACCAACCTGCAGCAGAAGCTGGAAAACCCCAAGGTGATAGAGATGGACCTCTACGAAAAGACACTGCTCTCGGCGGTGACCGATGGTTTGACCGGGCTTTACAATCACCGCTATTTTCAGGACCGGTTCGAGGAAGAAGTGGAGAGGGCCCGGCGCTACCAGCTTTCGCTATCCCTGCTGATGCTGGACCTGGACGACTTCAAGATATACAACGACACCAACGGGCACATAGCCGGGGACCTGCTTTTGGTAGAGATATCCAAGGTTCTTAAAAGGGCGGTGCGCAAGGTGGACACGGCGGCCCGCTATGGGGGCGAGGAATTCGCCATCATACTGCCATCCACCAAAAAGAAGGGGGCGCTGATAATCGCCAGCCGGATCTGCCAGAAGATCGCTGAATACAGGTTTCCCAACCAGTCGGTGATGCCCAAGGGCAAAATAACCGCCAGCATCGGGGTGGCCAGCCTGGGCGACGACTCCGACAACCATAACGGTCTGTTGGACAGCGCCGACAAGGCACTGTACCGGGCCAAGGCAGGGGGCAAGAACCAGGCGGCGGGCTGA
- a CDS encoding amidohydrolase, whose product MKTSDSQLKNYVITWRRRIHSAPELSFNEVLTSKAIAGELRRLGWQVKTGVGGTGVTGLLNGKGPGRTVALRADMDALPVQEENDVSYHSRNPGKMHACGHDGHCAMLLGAASILAGNKDQLKGSIKLLFQPGEETPPGGALGMIASGALEDPKVHAVFGLHLDSSLPSGRIGLRQGPMMAASDNFKITIRGKGGHAARPHNCLDPITTGAQMVAALQTIASRRVDPAQPAVITVGRFVSGTKHNIIPETALLEGTARSIDRHTWKMIPVWIKQIAENTARANGLTATVEYERGYPVLHNDPRMIDFSEAVASRLLGRPAVVYINDPLMGGEDFAYFLQKAHGAFLRLGSCKNNSTAYPWHHPRFNIDEEVLPKGAKLLAELAKEYLSIHGIKGQR is encoded by the coding sequence ATGAAAACCTCAGACAGTCAGCTTAAAAATTACGTCATCACCTGGAGACGCAGGATACACTCAGCTCCGGAGCTTTCCTTCAACGAGGTCCTGACCTCCAAGGCCATTGCCGGGGAATTGAGGCGCCTGGGCTGGCAGGTGAAGACCGGAGTAGGCGGGACCGGTGTGACCGGCCTCCTAAACGGCAAAGGCCCGGGAAGGACCGTGGCCCTTAGGGCCGACATGGACGCCCTGCCGGTGCAGGAGGAAAACGATGTTTCCTACCACTCCCGGAATCCCGGAAAAATGCATGCCTGCGGCCACGACGGACATTGCGCTATGCTGCTGGGGGCGGCTTCGATCCTGGCCGGCAACAAGGATCAACTTAAAGGCAGCATCAAGCTATTGTTCCAGCCGGGCGAGGAGACGCCGCCGGGCGGGGCGCTGGGGATGATCGCCTCCGGCGCTTTGGAGGATCCCAAGGTCCATGCGGTCTTCGGTCTGCATCTGGACTCATCCCTGCCTTCGGGCAGGATCGGTTTGCGCCAGGGCCCGATGATGGCCGCCTCCGACAATTTCAAGATCACCATCAGGGGTAAAGGCGGGCACGCCGCCCGGCCCCACAACTGCCTGGATCCCATAACCACCGGGGCCCAGATGGTAGCGGCTTTGCAGACCATCGCCAGCCGAAGGGTTGATCCGGCCCAGCCGGCGGTGATCACCGTGGGCAGGTTCGTCTCCGGCACCAAGCACAACATCATCCCCGAGACCGCTTTGCTGGAGGGCACCGCCCGGTCCATTGACCGCCATACCTGGAAGATGATACCGGTTTGGATCAAACAGATCGCAGAAAACACGGCCCGGGCCAACGGTCTTACAGCGACTGTGGAATATGAACGGGGATATCCGGTGCTGCACAATGATCCCAGGATGATCGATTTTTCCGAGGCCGTTGCCAGCCGCCTGCTGGGCCGTCCGGCCGTGGTATATATTAATGACCCTTTGATGGGCGGCGAGGATTTTGCCTATTTTCTACAAAAGGCTCACGGCGCTTTCTTAAGACTGGGAAGTTGCAAGAACAACAGTACGGCCTACCCTTGGCACCACCCCAGATTCAACATTGATGAAGAGGTGCTGCCCAAAGGGGCAAAACTGCTGGCGGAGCTGGCAAAAGAATATTTAAGTATTCACGGTATAAAGGGACAAAGGTAA
- the nifS gene encoding cysteine desulfurase NifS, which translates to MPAIYFDHNATTPVRPEVLEAMLPFYQNGFGNASSLHTQGLASRQALEESRRKIAAVLNCEPSEIVFTGSGTEADNHAIKGVFFANRPGRPGLVTSKIEHHAVLHSFEYLEKYHGAKPVYIGVDSEGLLDLDALKKAVTPETSLVSVMHANNEVGTIQPLAEIAAICHSQNAFFHADAIQTFGKIETDVKKLGVDLLSISGHKIYAPKGVGALYIKKGTRLHSLIHGGGHEKNRRAGTENVAGIVALAKAAELAAGERESQTIKLTDLRERLWQGLQKNITHIKRNGSMTQGLPGTLNISFEFIEGESILLSLDIKGIAASSGSACTSGSLEPSHVLAAMGVPTETAQGSVRFSLGRENTEQEVDYVIAELPAIITRLRQMSPIAPKESCRIDGKSS; encoded by the coding sequence ATGCCAGCTATATATTTTGACCACAATGCCACCACCCCGGTGCGTCCCGAAGTGCTGGAGGCCATGCTGCCCTTCTATCAGAACGGATTCGGCAACGCCTCCAGCCTTCACACTCAAGGCCTGGCGTCCCGCCAGGCCCTGGAAGAATCCCGCCGGAAGATAGCCGCGGTGTTGAATTGCGAACCCTCGGAGATAGTCTTCACCGGCTCCGGCACCGAAGCGGACAACCACGCCATCAAAGGCGTGTTTTTTGCTAATAGGCCCGGCCGGCCTGGCCTGGTCACTTCCAAGATAGAACATCATGCGGTGCTGCATTCATTTGAATATCTGGAAAAATATCACGGAGCAAAACCTGTTTACATCGGGGTTGACTCCGAAGGATTGCTGGACCTGGATGCCTTGAAAAAGGCGGTCACGCCTGAAACTTCCCTGGTCTCCGTGATGCATGCCAACAACGAGGTGGGAACCATCCAGCCCCTGGCTGAGATCGCCGCCATCTGTCATTCCCAGAATGCCTTTTTCCATGCCGATGCCATCCAAACCTTTGGCAAGATAGAGACCGACGTTAAAAAACTGGGAGTGGATCTGCTTTCCATCTCCGGGCATAAGATATACGCTCCCAAAGGGGTGGGGGCGCTTTACATTAAAAAGGGCACCAGGCTTCATTCGCTGATCCACGGCGGCGGACATGAGAAGAACCGCCGGGCCGGCACCGAGAACGTGGCGGGTATAGTTGCTTTAGCCAAAGCGGCCGAACTGGCGGCCGGAGAAAGAGAATCCCAAACCATAAAACTGACGGACTTGAGGGAACGGCTGTGGCAGGGTTTGCAGAAAAACATCACCCACATCAAGCGCAACGGCTCCATGACCCAGGGACTGCCGGGCACCCTTAACATCAGCTTTGAATTCATAGAAGGCGAGTCCATTCTGCTGTCGCTGGACATCAAGGGCATAGCCGCCTCTTCGGGCTCGGCCTGCACCTCAGGGTCACTGGAGCCGTCGCACGTGCTGGCCGCCATGGGGGTGCCCACCGAAACGGCCCAGGGATCGGTGCGCTTCAGCTTGGGGCGGGAGAACACCGAGCAGGAGGTGGACTACGTGATAGCCGAATTGCCGGCCATCATTACCCGGTTGCGTCAGATGTCGCCCATCGCTCCCAAGGAAAGCTGCCGGATTGACGGTAAATCCAGCTAA